The Populus nigra chromosome 4, ddPopNigr1.1, whole genome shotgun sequence genome contains the following window.
CCACATCAGAGCAACCTTTGAGAGTGGGAACCTTAGTGGAAATACTTCATTAGGTCCCTTGAGAGCAGGATCAGTTTCTTATAAAACTAATCATAATTCACACTTTAATTCTCCTAATTCTATCTTTTACAAgctactaaataaataaaaaggatcgCGAACAAAAAAGTGGGATTCCTCCTGTTGGCAGCTACTTTTTTCTATACTATGGTGCTTTACCCAAAGTGATAAACATTTCCCCCCTTTCTTTCTAACAATGGTGGACCTGCATCTAAATTCGAAGGAGGCTTCGCCTATCAAGAATCTCGGTCTAGTAGCTGAGGAGATTGTTTGACAAGTCAAATTGGAGATTTTAATTGCTTAAGTTTTCCTCTTTTCTTCGTGGATTAATCTTTTGCACAATCTATGCTAGCTACTGGATAGCCATCTTGTTTTTTCAGAATCACTTGTGGCATCGTTCGGATTCTTGGTTTCGAGCCGGATCATAACTACTGATAAAGGATTAATGTGTTTGATATGACTATTTTGAAATAGCAGggcatgttaaataataaaataaatgttattttcttaaaaaaactcgTAACCATGGGTTAAGTATCACATTAATTTGTGGAATCCACCATTAGATTCTATATCAAGGGTTAAAGGTTAAGATACATTTATTTGAGGTACATGTAAATTGACTCGATattcatgttaaattaaaaaaaaaaagttaggatACATTAATGAATCagttattttaaactttttttttatatttcttattattatttatcatttgtGGTTTCAAAATggttcataaatatttttttgttgattatttttgacatgtaaaatattatcaaattataaactaTAGAATATAAATGTAATTTCTAAGAGAATAGTGTAAGGTCAACAAAGGGTCAAggtaatttttctaaataaaaataaaaggtctgTCTTATCGAATAGAAAAATAGACTGTTCTATATAATATGGTCTATAAACATCaattacaaaatgaaaaaaattgcatatctttttatttttgataaaaatgatTGTCTTAATCACCTGTACCCataaattagaaataattttaaataatatgtagaaaaatacaataaatggAAAGCTCTAGTAATGTGTGTAAATGTGGAGGTAGTATGGTGGGTTTCACGGGGGGTGAGGACGCATGGGGTAACCAGCACCACCCACCTCCCCTCGTGCGCGCTATCTATCAATGGCGGCTCTTCCCTCCCTTAACAATTATCATCATTAATGGCATGGTGCCAAAACATAGCTCGCCTGCTAGATAATAATAATCTCCCTCCCCTCTCTCTACAGTCTCTATCTCTTGATATACAAAGCTAGTAGAACAGAGGTTGTCGTGTCAGCTAAGGAGGGTGGAATAGAAAAGACTGGGAGGGCATCAAAAACATTTGAAGGCTATTAACAGTTGACATAACGTCTTTTAAGGGCCCATGTGGGCCATTACCTTCCACGTTGCAATACCTTACCTTTTCTTTCACTCGCTTCCAACTTATTTATACCACCCCAGTTCATCCTTTTCTCTCCACAGCTTCCCTTCACGTCTTTCTTCAACCCATCCCTTTATTGCTAGTTTTTTCAAGTCTTGGTTTACAATGGCTGATGTTGGCGGTTCAGCCTCTTCAGGTAGAATGTGGTGTTCAGTTCCTGAAAGATTCCAACTGCACCTGGCCATGTTGGCCTTGCAGTTTGGTTATGCTGGTTTCCATGTGGTCTCCAGGGCTGCCCTAAATATGGGAGTTAGCAAGCTTGTTTTCCCAGTTTATAGGAACACCATCGCTTTGCTTCTGCTCCTTCCCTTTGCATATTTTCTAGAAAAGTACAGCACTGATATCCATTAATCTAACCTATTTTCTCATCAGTCATCCTTTATATATGTATACGTTTAAGgatataattttcttcttttttctttattcaggAAGGAGAGGCCAGCACTTACTCTCAACTTTGTCCTCCAGTTCTTCCTCCTTGCCCTTGTCGGGTATGACTCAATATGTAactcaaattaaattgaaaaaaggaagaaaatcaaGATTCCAAAAGAGAACTATAACTCATTTTCGTGTTTTGTTTCCTGTGTGATGAGCAGAATAACAGCAAACCAAGGATTCTACTTGCTGGGCCTGGAAAACACGTCTCCAACTTTCGCATCAGCAATCCAAAACTCTGTCCCTGCCATCACCTTTCTCATGGCAGCTCTACTGCGGCAAGCCCCCTTTCCTTACCTCTCCTCTCTATCTCTTAGTCTCACATCgaatcaaacttttaatttaggACACACACAAATCTGCAGCAAGGGTAAACatgcatttttgttttcctcTGCCACCTAAATTTCATTTCCTGAAAcgtgttattttcttttattttgcagGATAGAGAAAGTTCGAATAAACAGAAGAGATGGAATAGCAAAGGTACTAGGAACTATCTGCTGTGTAGCAGGGGCCTCAGTGATCACTCTATATAATGGTCCAGTCATATACAGCCCAGCCCCGCATCTAAACAGACCCGCACCTATGTTTGTTTCACTTGGAGATGCCAGGGGCAAGAACTGGACCCTTGGTTGCATCTACCTCATTGGCCATTGCTTGTCCTGGTCTGGTTGGCTTGTGTTGCAGGCACCAGTTCTGAAGAAGTACCCTGCGAGGCTCTCGGTCACCTCTTACACCTGTTTCTTTGGGCTTATTCAGTTCTTGATTATTGCTGCCTTCATGGAGAGAGACCCACAGGCTTGGATT
Protein-coding sequences here:
- the LOC133692155 gene encoding protein WALLS ARE THIN 1-like, which produces MADVGGSASSGRMWCSVPERFQLHLAMLALQFGYAGFHVVSRAALNMGVSKLVFPVYRNTIALLLLLPFAYFLEKKERPALTLNFVLQFFLLALVGITANQGFYLLGLENTSPTFASAIQNSVPAITFLMAALLRIEKVRINRRDGIAKVLGTICCVAGASVITLYNGPVIYSPAPHLNRPAPMFVSLGDARGKNWTLGCIYLIGHCLSWSGWLVLQAPVLKKYPARLSVTSYTCFFGLIQFLIIAAFMERDPQAWIFHSGGELFTILYAGVVASGIAFAVQIWCIDRGGPVFVAVYQPVQTLVVAIMASIALGEEFYLGGIIGAVLIIIGLYLVLWGKSEEKKFLALEKAAIQSTPEHGISRAQTHIKTSLTQPLLPSSTENV